A stretch of the Fundidesulfovibrio soli genome encodes the following:
- a CDS encoding ABC transporter permease yields the protein MNDFAFLLSLTLKSSMAVLLAAQGEVLSERAGVINLGQEGMMLMGAFIGYLVGYLTGNAALAFAAAGLVGSLLACLHGFFAIRLGANQLLSGIALSILGAGLANFMGRGFIGKPGLRVGEWPIPVLSDLPLVGKAVFGQNALVYVAVAVTVVMWFALSRTRWGLTVRACGENPTAADAMGAPVVRTRFTAVALGGFLSGMAGGYLSLVFTPGWKEGISAGQGWIAVAIVIFSGWRPLGALAGALFFGFLSALQFFSQATGYNVVPLYILRILPYVLTILTLSFAAALGRRGRAPAGLGKPFFREH from the coding sequence ATGAACGACTTCGCATTCCTGCTCTCGCTGACCCTCAAATCCTCCATGGCCGTGCTGCTGGCAGCCCAGGGCGAGGTGCTCTCTGAGCGCGCCGGGGTCATCAACCTGGGGCAGGAGGGCATGATGCTCATGGGGGCCTTCATCGGCTACCTGGTGGGCTACCTCACGGGCAACGCGGCCCTGGCCTTCGCCGCCGCCGGGCTCGTGGGCTCCCTGCTGGCCTGCCTGCACGGCTTCTTCGCCATCCGCCTGGGCGCCAACCAGCTGCTCTCGGGCATCGCGCTTTCCATCCTGGGCGCTGGGCTGGCCAACTTCATGGGCCGCGGCTTCATCGGCAAGCCCGGGCTTCGCGTGGGCGAGTGGCCCATCCCCGTGCTCTCCGACCTGCCCCTGGTGGGCAAGGCCGTGTTCGGCCAGAACGCGCTGGTCTACGTGGCCGTGGCCGTCACCGTGGTCATGTGGTTCGCGCTTTCGCGCACGCGCTGGGGCCTCACCGTGCGCGCCTGCGGCGAGAACCCCACCGCCGCCGACGCCATGGGCGCGCCCGTGGTGCGCACACGCTTCACGGCCGTGGCTCTGGGCGGTTTTCTCTCCGGCATGGCCGGAGGCTACCTATCGCTGGTTTTCACCCCCGGCTGGAAGGAGGGCATCTCCGCCGGGCAGGGCTGGATCGCCGTGGCCATCGTCATCTTCTCGGGCTGGCGTCCCCTGGGCGCGCTGGCCGGGGCGCTGTTCTTCGGGTTCCTCTCGGCGCTGCAGTTCTTCTCGCAGGCCACGGGCTACAACGTGGTGCCGCTGTACATACTGCGCATCCTGCCTTACGTGCTGACCATCCTCACCCTGAGCTTCGCCGCCGCCCTGGGCAGGCGTGGGCGCGCGCCCGCCGGGCTCGGCAAACCCTTCTTCCGCGAGCACTGA
- a CDS encoding ABC transporter permease codes for MSWQRAMNSRAIALWAFALAVPLLAGAAVFAVMGADPLAAYSVMFQGAFGSWGRFSEVLVKASALSLTGLAVILAARMNLWNIGCEGQLVMGAVFATAAALNLGDTLPPALMLPCAALCGMAGGAVWASGPAWLRSRLGVSEIITTLLLNYVAIALMEHLYFGVWRDPAGFGFPGTAMFAEAARLPRLTGTRVHPGLLAGIAGAVLLAWALAKTRWGYELTVMGLGPKAASYAGMNAARRGFWVLLFSGAIAGLAGMAEVTGIHYRLQQGVAVGYGYDGVIVACLARLHPALATPAAVVLAAVLVGGEYLQTKMRLPSAASLVIEAALLLSLLWLQVRKKR; via the coding sequence ATGAGCTGGCAGCGGGCCATGAATTCTCGGGCCATCGCCCTGTGGGCCTTCGCCCTGGCCGTGCCCCTGCTGGCCGGGGCCGCCGTCTTCGCCGTCATGGGCGCGGACCCGCTGGCCGCCTACTCCGTGATGTTCCAGGGGGCCTTCGGCTCCTGGGGGCGCTTCTCGGAGGTGCTGGTCAAGGCTTCGGCGCTCTCGCTCACGGGCCTGGCCGTGATCCTGGCGGCGCGCATGAACCTCTGGAACATCGGCTGCGAGGGCCAGCTGGTCATGGGCGCGGTGTTCGCCACGGCCGCCGCCCTGAACCTGGGCGACACCCTGCCCCCCGCCCTGATGCTGCCCTGCGCGGCACTGTGCGGCATGGCCGGGGGGGCGGTGTGGGCCTCGGGCCCGGCCTGGCTGCGCTCCCGCCTGGGCGTGAGCGAGATCATCACCACGCTCCTGCTCAACTACGTGGCCATTGCGCTCATGGAGCACCTCTATTTCGGCGTCTGGCGCGACCCGGCTGGCTTCGGCTTCCCCGGCACGGCCATGTTCGCCGAGGCCGCCCGGCTGCCGCGCCTGACGGGCACCCGCGTGCATCCGGGCCTGCTGGCCGGCATCGCTGGCGCGGTCCTGCTGGCCTGGGCCCTGGCCAAGACCCGCTGGGGCTACGAGCTGACCGTCATGGGCCTTGGCCCCAAGGCGGCCTCCTACGCTGGCATGAACGCCGCGCGCCGGGGCTTCTGGGTGCTCCTGTTCTCCGGGGCCATCGCCGGGCTTGCGGGCATGGCCGAGGTCACGGGCATCCACTACCGCCTGCAACAAGGCGTGGCCGTGGGCTACGGCTACGACGGCGTGATCGTGGCCTGCCTGGCCCGGCTGCACCCGGCCCTGGCCACACCGGCGGCCGTGGTGCTGGCGGCGGTGCTGGTGGGCGGCGAATACCTGCAGACGAAGATGCGCCTGCCCTCGGCGGCCAGCCTGGTCATCGAGGCGGCCCTGCTCCTGAGCCTGCTCTGGCTCCAGGTCAGGAAGAAGCGCTGA
- a CDS encoding ABC transporter ATP-binding protein — MSLNLELVNITKRFGPTLANDHVSLTAHGGEIHALLGENGAGKSTLMSILSGRYQPDEGEIRLSGEPVRFTSPAHALARGVGMVHQRFMLVDAFTVAENVCLAAGGSAMLDLKAEAARIRELSDRFGLDADPDRPVHTLSMGERQRVEILKLLRQGARVLIFDEPTSVLTPTEIERFCQVLKTLRQEGRAIVFITHKLEEALELSDRISILRRGRLVAHTTPAEAGGKRNLARMMVGREVIFAIDKPPVEPGPEVLRLDGLTGGGSDPARPAFSGVDLTLRRGEVLAVVGVAGNGQTELAEALAGLAPLTAGSVAFDGARHEAKAWTDAPKDSLAYVPEDRHHEGSVPELSMTHNFLLTRLSAFTRGLLLDWTGGAEATRKAIERFAIKAEGPQQPSGELSGGNLQKLLLARELSRLPSVLVVQQPTQGLDIGASEDVWKSLLEAREHAGVLLVTGDLTEALTLADRVAVIFAGRILGVADVSDPDQVARISPMMAGVRQ, encoded by the coding sequence ATGAGCCTGAACCTGGAACTGGTGAACATCACCAAGCGCTTCGGGCCCACCCTGGCCAACGACCACGTGAGCCTCACCGCCCACGGCGGGGAGATCCACGCCCTGCTGGGCGAGAACGGGGCGGGCAAGTCCACGCTGATGTCCATCCTCTCGGGGCGCTACCAGCCCGACGAGGGCGAGATACGCCTCTCCGGGGAGCCGGTGCGCTTCACCTCCCCCGCGCACGCCCTGGCCAGGGGCGTGGGCATGGTGCACCAGCGCTTCATGCTGGTGGACGCCTTCACCGTGGCCGAGAACGTCTGCCTGGCCGCCGGGGGCTCCGCCATGCTGGACCTCAAGGCCGAGGCCGCGCGCATCCGCGAGCTCTCCGACCGCTTCGGCCTGGACGCCGACCCGGACCGCCCGGTGCACACCCTCTCCATGGGCGAGCGCCAGCGCGTGGAGATCCTGAAGCTCCTGCGCCAGGGCGCGCGCGTGCTCATCTTCGACGAGCCCACCTCCGTGCTGACCCCAACCGAGATCGAGCGTTTCTGCCAGGTGCTCAAGACCCTGCGCCAGGAGGGCCGGGCCATCGTCTTCATCACCCACAAGCTGGAGGAGGCCCTGGAGCTTTCCGACCGCATCTCCATCCTGCGCAGGGGCAGGCTGGTGGCCCATACGACTCCCGCCGAAGCGGGAGGCAAGCGCAATCTGGCGCGCATGATGGTGGGCCGCGAGGTGATCTTCGCCATCGACAAGCCCCCTGTGGAGCCCGGCCCCGAGGTGCTGCGCCTGGATGGCCTCACCGGCGGCGGCAGCGATCCCGCCCGCCCGGCCTTCTCGGGCGTTGACCTGACGCTAAGGCGCGGCGAGGTGCTGGCCGTGGTGGGCGTGGCGGGCAACGGCCAGACCGAGCTGGCGGAAGCCCTGGCCGGGCTGGCTCCGCTCACGGCCGGGAGCGTCGCCTTCGATGGCGCGCGCCACGAGGCCAAAGCCTGGACCGACGCCCCGAAAGACTCCCTGGCCTACGTGCCCGAGGACCGCCACCACGAGGGCAGCGTGCCCGAGCTCTCCATGACCCACAATTTCCTGCTGACCCGGCTCTCGGCGTTCACGCGCGGCCTGCTCCTGGACTGGACCGGGGGGGCCGAGGCCACGCGGAAGGCCATCGAGCGCTTCGCCATCAAGGCCGAGGGGCCGCAACAGCCCTCCGGCGAACTCTCCGGCGGCAATCTGCAGAAGCTCCTGCTGGCGCGCGAACTGAGCCGCCTGCCGAGCGTGCTCGTGGTGCAGCAGCCCACCCAGGGCCTGGACATCGGCGCGTCCGAGGACGTCTGGAAGAGCCTGTTGGAGGCCCGCGAGCACGCCGGGGTGCTGCTCGTCACAGGCGACCTCACCGAGGCCCTGACCCTGGCGGACCGGGTGGCCGTGATCTTCGCAGGGCGGATACTCGGCGTGGCCGACGTCTCCGACCCGGACCAGGTGGCCCGCATCAGCCCCATGATGGCGGGGGTGCGCCAATGA
- a CDS encoding phosphoribosyltransferase family protein gives MHYERPVRESGEKYTLRVEGLDYDILLPYVWLPADGGEVRIASLDLVGQTRLNQDMGRLLAAKLRPLLAGGKKVAILAAVEKALQLAQVTAQELGLDEIAVAHNRVKPHMEPGKRPVIQVGADSITSGDKFLALYERSLSIVTEAVDGIILFDDVISTGSTMLAMQALVEQAARFARLEQAPPILAMACAAVEGTPALRPLVYLTSLPTPVKREAS, from the coding sequence ATGCACTACGAACGCCCCGTGCGCGAATCCGGCGAGAAGTACACGCTGCGCGTGGAAGGCCTGGATTACGACATTCTGCTGCCCTACGTCTGGCTGCCCGCCGACGGCGGCGAGGTGCGCATCGCCTCGCTGGACCTGGTGGGCCAGACCCGCCTCAACCAGGACATGGGCCGCCTGCTGGCCGCCAAGCTGCGCCCCCTGCTGGCAGGCGGCAAGAAAGTGGCCATCCTCGCCGCCGTGGAGAAGGCACTGCAGCTGGCCCAGGTCACCGCACAGGAGCTGGGCCTGGACGAGATCGCCGTGGCCCACAACCGCGTGAAGCCGCACATGGAGCCTGGCAAGCGCCCCGTGATCCAGGTGGGCGCGGACTCCATCACCAGCGGGGACAAGTTCCTGGCCCTCTACGAGCGCTCGCTCTCCATCGTCACCGAGGCCGTGGACGGCATCATCCTCTTCGATGACGTGATATCCACCGGCTCCACCATGCTGGCCATGCAGGCCCTGGTGGAGCAGGCCGCCCGCTTCGCCCGCCTGGAGCAGGCCCCGCCCATCCTGGCCATGGCCTGCGCTGCCGTTGAAGGCACGCCCGCCCTGCGTCCCCTGGTCTACCTGACCAGCCTGCCCACCCCCGTGAAGCGCGAGGCCTCATGA
- a CDS encoding BMP family ABC transporter substrate-binding protein → MSTPFPRILACLALLALLASPARAAGLKVAFALLGTVNDQGWNYAHYEAIEKIKKQFGNKIEVSYTENVGAGDAERVLRQYAQDGYKLIYGTTFEHMDPMLQVAKDFPDVSFEHCSGYKTAPNMGNYMGRMEQADYLAGYMAGLMGYAKVGTVATNPIPEPIRGINAFTLGLLKGLKESGTAFDPSKVNTVAWLKSWRDPVGETTLAETLAQRGSTLIRQMADTPDSSLAACAKGVPAIGYGADAARFGASCVLVSTLWNWSGFYEKSIQAKLDGTWKPQEWYGGFEQDALRLSEFNAKVPASVREKVLAELEKMKKGVDDSFLGPVTDQQGKVMIPEGQRATDKELLTMRWLTKGVNGKLPD, encoded by the coding sequence ATGAGCACACCCTTCCCGCGCATCCTCGCCTGCTTGGCGCTGCTCGCCTTGCTTGCGTCCCCGGCCAGGGCCGCAGGGCTGAAGGTCGCCTTCGCCCTGCTCGGCACCGTCAACGACCAGGGCTGGAACTACGCCCACTACGAAGCCATCGAGAAGATCAAAAAGCAATTCGGCAACAAGATTGAGGTCAGCTACACCGAGAACGTGGGCGCTGGCGACGCCGAGCGCGTGCTCCGCCAGTACGCCCAGGACGGCTACAAGCTCATCTACGGCACCACCTTCGAGCACATGGACCCCATGCTCCAGGTCGCCAAGGACTTCCCCGACGTCTCCTTCGAGCACTGCTCCGGCTACAAGACCGCCCCCAACATGGGCAACTACATGGGGCGCATGGAGCAGGCCGACTACCTGGCTGGCTACATGGCCGGGCTCATGGGCTACGCCAAGGTGGGCACCGTGGCCACCAACCCCATCCCGGAGCCCATCCGCGGCATCAACGCCTTCACCCTGGGCCTGCTCAAGGGCCTCAAGGAATCAGGCACCGCGTTCGACCCCTCCAAGGTGAACACCGTGGCCTGGCTCAAGAGCTGGCGCGACCCCGTGGGCGAGACCACCCTGGCCGAAACCCTGGCCCAGCGCGGCTCCACCCTGATCCGCCAGATGGCCGACACGCCCGACAGCTCCCTGGCCGCCTGCGCCAAGGGCGTGCCCGCCATCGGCTACGGCGCGGACGCCGCCCGTTTCGGGGCCTCCTGCGTGCTGGTCTCCACCCTGTGGAACTGGAGCGGATTCTACGAGAAGTCGATACAGGCCAAGCTGGACGGCACCTGGAAGCCCCAGGAGTGGTACGGCGGGTTCGAGCAGGACGCCCTGCGCCTCTCCGAGTTCAACGCCAAGGTGCCCGCCTCCGTGCGGGAGAAGGTGCTGGCCGAGTTGGAGAAGATGAAGAAGGGCGTGGACGACTCCTTCCTGGGACCGGTCACGGACCAGCAAGGCAAGGTGATGATTCCCGAAGGCCAGAGGGCCACGGACAAGGAACTGCTGACCATGCGCTGGCTGACCAAGGGCGTGAACGGCAAGCTGCCTGACTAG
- a CDS encoding BMP family ABC transporter substrate-binding protein, producing the protein MSRRFLSVLCCLAVLAVLPGTAMAAKLKVAFALVGTVNDQGWNYAHYVGIEKLKKQFGDQIEVSYTENVGAADGERVFRQYAQDGYKLIFGTTFEHMDPMLQVAKDFPDVSFEHCSGYKTAPNLGNYMARIEQGEYLVGYMAGLMGYTKVGTVATNPIPEPIRGINAFTHGLMRGLDESGTKYDPATLNTVVWLKSWRDPIGETAMSEALVQRGSTLIRQMADTPDASLAACAKGVPAIGYGADAVEFGAKCVLVSTIWNWGVYYEKAVKAKLDGTWKPQEWYAGFDQDALRLSAFNEKVPAPVREKVLAEMEKMKKGVDDSFLGPMTDQEGKVMIPAGQRATDKELYTMRWLSKGVNGKLPE; encoded by the coding sequence ATGAGCAGGCGTTTTCTGAGTGTTCTTTGCTGTCTGGCGGTTCTCGCCGTGCTGCCCGGCACGGCCATGGCCGCCAAGCTGAAGGTGGCGTTCGCGCTGGTCGGCACCGTCAACGACCAGGGCTGGAACTATGCCCATTACGTGGGCATCGAGAAGCTCAAGAAGCAGTTCGGCGACCAGATCGAGGTCAGCTACACCGAGAACGTGGGCGCTGCCGACGGCGAGCGCGTGTTCCGCCAGTACGCCCAGGACGGCTACAAACTGATCTTCGGCACCACCTTCGAGCACATGGACCCCATGCTCCAGGTCGCCAAGGACTTCCCCGACGTCTCCTTCGAGCACTGCTCCGGCTACAAGACCGCCCCCAACCTGGGCAACTACATGGCCCGCATCGAGCAGGGCGAGTACCTGGTGGGCTACATGGCGGGCCTGATGGGCTATACCAAGGTGGGCACCGTGGCCACCAACCCCATCCCCGAGCCCATCCGCGGCATCAACGCCTTCACCCACGGCCTGATGCGCGGGCTGGACGAATCCGGCACCAAGTACGACCCGGCCACCCTGAACACCGTTGTCTGGCTCAAGAGCTGGCGCGACCCCATCGGCGAGACCGCCATGAGCGAGGCCCTGGTGCAGCGCGGCTCCACCCTGATCCGCCAGATGGCCGACACCCCTGACGCCTCCCTGGCCGCCTGCGCCAAGGGCGTGCCCGCCATCGGCTACGGCGCGGACGCCGTGGAGTTCGGGGCCAAGTGCGTGCTGGTCTCCACCATCTGGAACTGGGGCGTCTATTACGAGAAGGCCGTGAAGGCCAAGCTGGACGGCACCTGGAAGCCCCAGGAGTGGTACGCCGGCTTCGACCAGGACGCCCTGCGCCTCTCCGCCTTCAACGAGAAGGTGCCCGCCCCCGTGCGCGAGAAGGTGCTGGCCGAGATGGAGAAGATGAAAAAGGGCGTGGACGATTCCTTCCTGGGCCCCATGACCGACCAGGAGGGCAAGGTGATGATCCCCGCCGGGCAGCGCGCCACGGACAAGGAACTCTACACCATGCGCTGGCTCTCCAAGGGCGTGAACGGCAAGCTGCCGGAATAA
- a CDS encoding ATP-binding protein produces the protein MDEYLPLSQLNYFRNEIGLDESRLAAIRPYAAMLTAHSEAAGSYLGELYRMVIPKPQMEIITEYFGGTLQDFWFRWYSRLWDRPWDEDFLAELWRQGVTSARMGIDLQYVMLGEVKSRQLFLRAIRDEVPMEMRAPVVLAVNDLLDLCLIVRSKGHVYHRSHVDQSLMQGIFHQTRNPLTVIGGMATRLARNADPAVRESAHAILDEALRLERMTRDISTLNSIGLSEPSIATLDASAMIGEALEGLRTGPLWPQGLTPETSLDPAHPTLQADPSLLREILKQVLVNALEAMPPEAPALRVATRVDAATPSHLSIVVSGPGALPRDQEVDALFLPFNSSKPQGTGFGLPIALLAARKCRGQVSLAQTGQDVACTVKLPLEPQTFYAGNPLRLDA, from the coding sequence ATGGACGAGTACCTCCCCCTCTCCCAGCTGAACTATTTCCGCAACGAGATCGGGCTGGATGAATCCCGCCTGGCGGCCATCCGCCCCTACGCCGCCATGCTGACCGCCCACAGCGAAGCCGCCGGATCCTATCTGGGCGAGCTCTACCGCATGGTCATCCCCAAGCCACAGATGGAGATCATCACCGAGTATTTCGGCGGCACCCTGCAGGATTTCTGGTTCCGCTGGTACTCCCGCCTGTGGGACAGGCCCTGGGACGAGGACTTCCTGGCTGAGCTCTGGCGCCAGGGCGTCACCTCCGCGCGCATGGGCATCGACCTGCAGTACGTGATGCTGGGCGAGGTCAAGAGCCGCCAGCTCTTCCTGCGGGCCATCCGCGACGAGGTTCCCATGGAGATGCGCGCCCCCGTCGTCCTGGCCGTGAACGACCTGCTGGACCTGTGCCTGATCGTGCGCTCCAAGGGCCACGTGTACCACCGCTCCCACGTGGACCAGTCCCTGATGCAGGGCATCTTCCACCAGACCCGCAACCCTCTCACCGTGATCGGCGGCATGGCCACGCGCCTGGCCCGCAACGCTGACCCGGCGGTACGCGAGAGCGCGCACGCCATCCTGGACGAGGCCCTGCGCCTGGAGCGCATGACGCGCGACATCTCGACGCTGAACTCCATCGGCCTGTCCGAGCCTTCCATCGCCACGCTGGACGCTTCGGCCATGATCGGCGAGGCCCTGGAGGGCCTGCGCACCGGTCCCCTGTGGCCGCAAGGGCTCACGCCCGAGACCAGCCTGGACCCGGCCCACCCCACGCTCCAGGCCGATCCGTCCCTGCTGCGGGAGATCCTCAAGCAGGTGCTGGTCAACGCGCTGGAGGCCATGCCGCCCGAGGCTCCGGCCCTGCGCGTGGCCACCCGCGTGGACGCCGCCACGCCCTCGCACCTGAGCATCGTGGTCAGCGGCCCGGGCGCGCTCCCGCGGGACCAGGAGGTGGATGCGCTCTTCCTGCCCTTCAACTCCTCCAAGCCCCAGGGCACCGGCTTCGGCCTGCCCATCGCCCTGCTGGCGGCCCGCAAATGCCGGGGGCAGGTGAGCCTGGCCCAGACAGGGCAGGACGTGGCCTGCACCGTGAAGCTTCCCCTGGAACCCCAAACCTTCTACGCCGGGAACCCCCTCCGGCTGGACGCCTAG
- a CDS encoding NAD(P)/FAD-dependent oxidoreductase, whose protein sequence is MLGYDVVIIGAGASGLFCALTAARKGLSVAVIDHNNQSGKKLKVTGGGRCNFGNTRVGPENFISENPHFCVSAISRFGPLAFKEFLEDNGLHSVEEDHGQMFCREGAVAVADLLERLCRAAGVCFFMGVRIKNIERNGDFRVTHPGGTIPGKKLVVAAGGLAWPQVGSSCFGYGVAENFGLQLVEPRPALTPLTMGPSWALSSLSGLSLPVRVSCGAQSFEEAMLFTHKGLSGPAILQISNYWQPGKPISVDLSPGNPVDEALAAARTTKSQVKTVVSRLLPSRLASAVVPPELSAKPVAQLRKEEAAMLARRIGNWEVTPKELDGYKKAEVTGGGVNTKGLSSKTMESLCCPGLFFIGEIVDVTGHLGGYNLHWAWASAYAAGQAL, encoded by the coding sequence ATGCTCGGATACGACGTCGTCATCATCGGCGCAGGGGCCTCGGGTCTGTTCTGCGCCCTCACCGCGGCCCGCAAGGGCTTGTCCGTGGCCGTCATCGACCACAACAACCAATCCGGGAAGAAGCTCAAGGTCACCGGCGGCGGCCGCTGCAACTTCGGCAACACCCGGGTGGGCCCTGAGAACTTCATCAGCGAGAATCCGCACTTCTGCGTCTCCGCCATCAGCCGCTTCGGCCCCCTGGCCTTCAAGGAATTCCTGGAGGACAACGGCCTGCACTCCGTGGAGGAGGACCACGGCCAGATGTTCTGCCGCGAGGGCGCGGTGGCCGTGGCCGACCTGCTGGAGAGGCTCTGCCGCGCGGCGGGCGTCTGCTTCTTCATGGGCGTGCGCATCAAGAACATCGAGCGCAACGGGGACTTCCGCGTCACGCACCCCGGCGGCACCATCCCCGGCAAGAAGCTGGTGGTGGCGGCGGGCGGCCTGGCCTGGCCGCAGGTGGGCTCCTCCTGCTTCGGCTACGGCGTGGCCGAGAACTTCGGGCTCCAGCTGGTGGAGCCGCGCCCCGCGCTCACGCCGTTGACCATGGGCCCCAGCTGGGCGCTCTCCTCCCTGTCGGGCCTCTCCCTGCCGGTGCGGGTCAGCTGCGGCGCCCAGTCCTTCGAGGAGGCCATGCTGTTCACGCACAAGGGGCTCTCCGGCCCGGCCATCCTGCAGATTTCCAACTACTGGCAGCCCGGCAAGCCCATCAGCGTCGACCTCTCCCCGGGCAACCCCGTGGACGAGGCCCTGGCCGCGGCGCGCACCACCAAGTCCCAGGTGAAGACGGTGGTCTCGCGCCTGCTGCCTTCCCGGCTGGCGTCGGCCGTCGTGCCGCCGGAGCTTTCGGCCAAGCCCGTGGCCCAGCTGCGCAAGGAGGAGGCCGCCATGCTCGCCAGGCGCATCGGCAACTGGGAGGTGACCCCCAAGGAGCTGGACGGCTACAAGAAGGCCGAGGTGACCGGGGGCGGCGTGAACACCAAGGGGCTCTCCTCCAAGACCATGGAGAGCCTCTGCTGCCCGGGGCTCTTCTTCATCGGCGAGATCGTGGACGTCACCGGGCACCTGGGCGGCTACAACCTGCACTGGGCCTGGGCCTCGGCCTACGCCGCCGGTCAGGCCCTCTAA
- a CDS encoding C40 family peptidase, translating to MAVEKTQAPHAPFQPRLQPRPVAVRGFAQALEESIHQAAPQAQAAGSVGQSSPPPAPLLLQAPMPRHLPGSATPAPEQAAAVAPLASPTVTTRIQSTEVRTVIERKPPAPQTAAQFTESDEAALSAWSASQRVKPRAQRQTQDRPLPTGVKGVNELALSDPPSQVARAMNASPESLAETASAQIGKRYAVGGESPKRGFDCSGLTSYVYGKDGVELPRSSREQFRHGQPVNREDLRKGDLVFFGKKGVHHVGIYLEDGRFIHSASSGKSVRVSSLDEPVWKNQFAGARRVI from the coding sequence ATGGCAGTTGAAAAGACCCAGGCGCCCCACGCACCCTTCCAGCCCAGGCTGCAGCCCAGGCCCGTGGCGGTGCGCGGCTTCGCCCAGGCCCTGGAGGAGAGCATCCATCAGGCAGCTCCCCAGGCCCAGGCAGCCGGGAGCGTGGGTCAGTCCAGCCCCCCGCCGGCGCCCCTGTTGCTCCAAGCCCCCATGCCCAGGCACCTGCCCGGCAGCGCGACTCCCGCGCCGGAGCAGGCCGCAGCCGTCGCCCCGCTCGCGTCCCCCACTGTCACCACGCGCATCCAGAGCACCGAGGTGCGCACCGTCATCGAGCGCAAGCCCCCGGCCCCGCAGACCGCCGCCCAGTTCACCGAGTCCGACGAGGCCGCCCTCTCGGCCTGGAGCGCCTCCCAGCGGGTGAAGCCCCGCGCCCAGCGCCAAACCCAGGACCGCCCCCTGCCCACGGGCGTCAAAGGCGTCAACGAACTGGCGCTCTCCGACCCGCCCTCCCAGGTGGCCCGGGCTATGAACGCCAGCCCCGAGAGCCTGGCCGAAACCGCCTCCGCCCAGATCGGCAAACGCTACGCCGTGGGCGGCGAGAGCCCCAAGCGCGGCTTCGACTGCTCGGGCCTGACAAGCTACGTCTACGGTAAGGACGGCGTGGAGCTGCCCCGCAGCTCCCGCGAGCAGTTCCGCCACGGCCAGCCCGTGAACCGGGAGGATTTGCGCAAGGGCGACCTGGTGTTCTTCGGGAAGAAGGGCGTTCACCACGTGGGCATCTACCTGGAGGACGGCCGGTTCATCCACTCGGCCTCCTCGGGCAAGAGCGTCAGGGTGAGCTCCCTGGACGAGCCGGTCTGGAAGAACCAGTTCGCCGGGGCGCGCCGGGTGATCTGA
- a CDS encoding exodeoxyribonuclease III, translating into MILYSWNVNGLRAVSGKGFADWLEASRADVVGLQETKIQAGHEADFATLNGYQGVFSSCTTRKGYSGVGVFHRGGHLAVNAELPDPQFNAEGRLLHLEYPDFHFLNVYFPNGQNGPGRLEFKMGYYEAFLAHAQALRASKPVVACGDFNTAHTELDLKNAKSNEKTSGFLPEERAWLDRFIAAGYVDTFRLFEQGGGHYTWWDYRFQARSRNVGWRIDYFFVSEELRPLVKRAWIDDGVMGSDHCPVGLELDV; encoded by the coding sequence GTGATCCTGTATTCCTGGAACGTCAACGGGTTGCGGGCCGTTTCCGGCAAGGGTTTCGCCGACTGGCTGGAGGCCAGCCGCGCGGACGTGGTGGGCCTGCAGGAGACCAAGATCCAGGCCGGGCACGAGGCGGACTTCGCCACGCTGAACGGGTACCAGGGCGTGTTCTCCTCCTGCACCACGCGCAAGGGCTACTCCGGGGTGGGCGTGTTCCACCGGGGCGGGCACCTGGCCGTCAACGCGGAGCTGCCGGACCCGCAGTTCAACGCCGAGGGGCGGCTGCTGCACCTGGAATACCCGGATTTCCACTTCCTCAACGTCTACTTCCCCAACGGGCAGAACGGCCCGGGCCGCCTGGAGTTCAAGATGGGCTACTACGAGGCCTTCCTGGCCCACGCCCAGGCCCTGCGCGCCAGCAAGCCCGTGGTGGCCTGCGGGGACTTCAACACCGCCCACACCGAACTGGACCTCAAGAACGCCAAATCCAACGAGAAGACCTCCGGCTTCCTGCCCGAGGAACGCGCCTGGCTGGACCGCTTCATCGCGGCGGGCTACGTGGACACCTTCCGCCTCTTCGAGCAGGGCGGCGGCCACTACACCTGGTGGGACTACCGCTTCCAGGCCCGCAGCCGCAACGTGGGCTGGCGTATCGACTACTTCTTCGTCTCCGAGGAGCTGCGCCCCCTGGTGAAGCGGGCCTGGATCGACGACGGGGTCATGGGCTCGGACCACTGCCCCGTGGGCCTGGAGCTGGACGTCTAG